AGAAAATAAAAAAGAAATCACTCCTCGATGGTAATTGATCCTGTTGGGCAGCTCTCAGCTGCCTCTTTTGCACACTCAAGGTCTGTCTCTTCCATAATGACCTTTGCCTTTCCATCGTCGTCCATTTCAAAAACGTCTGGACAGATGCTTGCACAAACTCCACACCCAATGCATGTGTCCTTATCGAGCTTAACCTTCATTTTTGGCACCTCCAAAGCAGTTTCCAAGAGAAAGAGGGAAATATGGGCTTAAAAGAGTTTTTCCAACCAAAGGTGTATAACTACTTATTAGCAGGTCTCTCCGGTAGTTAAGACTTTAACTTTGTAATACTAACATTGCCACGAAACAAACTGTCAAAGGATTTACTTAAATCGAGAAGAAGGCAAAAACACTTTATCCATGTTTAGTGATTTAGTGGCTTGAAAAAAGTTGCAGGGGACACGACGTCGACATTGTGACTATAGGGAAAGTTCTCACA
Above is a genomic segment from Thermococcus sp. SY098 containing:
- a CDS encoding ferredoxin, with protein sequence MKVKLDKDTCIGCGVCASICPDVFEMDDDGKAKVIMEETDLECAKEAAESCPTGSITIEE